The following coding sequences are from one Enterococcus sp. 4G2_DIV0659 window:
- a CDS encoding heavy-metal-associated domain-containing protein, with protein MEKTVTINGMKCDGCVTIVKENFEKITGVQVASVDLENKSASVTSDREISNEELQAALSETKFIVA; from the coding sequence ATGGAAAAAACAGTAACAATTAATGGAATGAAATGTGATGGTTGTGTCACAATCGTGAAAGAAAATTTTGAAAAAATTACAGGGGTTCAAGTGGCTAGTGTTGATTTGGAAAATAAATCAGCTTCTGTCACTAGTGATAGAGAAATTTCCAACGAAGAACTTCAAGCAGCATTATCTGAAACAAAATTTATTGTTGCATAA
- a CDS encoding DMT family transporter codes for MSWLFLMIAGIFEMLGVGSINRFNVNKDKKSLLLLFLTFGSSFLFLYLAMESLPMGVSYAIWTGIGAAGGAILGMIFYGESKDWRRIAFIGVILASVIGLKLIG; via the coding sequence ATGAGTTGGTTATTTTTAATGATTGCAGGGATTTTTGAAATGTTAGGTGTTGGATCAATCAATCGTTTTAATGTAAATAAAGACAAAAAATCTTTATTATTGTTGTTTCTAACGTTTGGTAGTAGTTTTCTTTTTCTTTATTTAGCTATGGAAAGTTTACCTATGGGTGTTTCTTATGCTATTTGGACAGGTATCGGGGCTGCTGGGGGAGCTATTTTAGGCATGATTTTTTATGGAGAATCTAAAGATTGGCGCAGAATTGCTTTTATTGGTGTGATTTTAGCGTCTGTGATCGGATTAAAATTGATTGGTTAA
- a CDS encoding formate/nitrite transporter family protein, with amino-acid sequence MGSLQPPEIVDVTIEKGVQKARASFLTLAVLGFLAGVFIAVAGIAMIRAMGTMPKEWGTLVNVIGAAVFPFGLICLLLAGGELVTGNMMVVSMALFAKKINGKEWLRNIVIVTLFNLIGSLFVAYFFGYLSGALQGDFAERAIQVSLGRTKDTFLQGFLSGIACNFLVSTAVYLNFAAKDFIGKIVGIFLPIMGFVICGFQHVVANMFLIPMGILLGGNTWAAFGQNMISVYLGNIIGGGFFVAGLYFLAYKVGTGQLSNK; translated from the coding sequence ATGGGTTCACTTCAACCACCAGAGATAGTCGATGTTACGATTGAAAAAGGAGTTCAAAAAGCGCGTGCAAGCTTTTTGACTTTAGCAGTATTAGGATTTTTAGCAGGGGTGTTTATCGCTGTTGCAGGGATTGCCATGATTCGGGCGATGGGAACGATGCCAAAAGAGTGGGGAACACTTGTAAATGTGATTGGCGCAGCAGTGTTTCCGTTTGGTCTGATTTGTTTGTTATTGGCTGGCGGAGAATTGGTTACAGGGAATATGATGGTTGTTTCTATGGCGTTATTTGCTAAAAAAATCAACGGGAAAGAATGGCTGAGAAATATTGTGATTGTGACGCTTTTTAATTTAATTGGGTCGTTATTTGTTGCTTATTTCTTTGGGTATCTAAGTGGAGCATTACAGGGAGATTTTGCTGAGCGAGCGATTCAAGTTTCTCTTGGACGTACCAAGGATACCTTTTTACAAGGCTTTCTTTCAGGAATTGCCTGCAACTTTTTAGTCAGTACGGCTGTCTATCTGAATTTTGCTGCTAAAGATTTTATTGGAAAAATCGTCGGTATTTTCTTACCTATCATGGGTTTTGTGATTTGTGGATTTCAGCACGTGGTCGCTAATATGTTTTTGATTCCGATGGGGATTCTTTTAGGCGGCAATACATGGGCGGCTTTTGGACAAAATATGATTAGTGTGTATCTGGGGAATATTATTGGCGGAGGCTTTTTTGTAGCTGGGCTGTATTTTTTAGCCTATAAAGTTGGCACAGGTCAGTTGTCAAATAAGTAA
- a CDS encoding GntR family transcriptional regulator, with protein sequence MLLEIDSQSDIPIYQQICNQLILGIAKNEIQPNEVLPSVRQMADEIGVNMMTVSKAYTLLKNDGYIVTDRRNGTKIAPKQEATLSFQQHFSDSLELLLAEAYIHQVPESELLQQIKQTYQKFEQ encoded by the coding sequence ATGTTATTAGAAATCGATAGCCAAAGTGACATCCCTATTTATCAACAGATTTGTAATCAACTTATCCTAGGAATCGCTAAAAATGAGATACAACCAAATGAGGTGCTTCCTTCCGTGCGACAAATGGCGGATGAAATCGGTGTAAATATGATGACTGTTTCAAAGGCATACACTTTATTGAAAAATGATGGATATATTGTAACCGATCGACGGAATGGAACGAAGATAGCTCCAAAACAAGAAGCTACGCTCTCATTTCAACAGCATTTTTCAGACAGTTTAGAATTATTACTAGCTGAAGCATACATTCATCAAGTACCCGAAAGTGAGCTATTACAACAGATAAAACAGACGTATCAAAAATTCGAACAATAG
- a CDS encoding type II CAAX prenyl endopeptidase Rce1 family protein translates to MKTTDTMQSSTAGLIMGALLMLVGFWGLLSFSWLWWGLFAGGVLAWALAFGKNSLAAFRVPRKLWTIPIAVISYFVVGILIGLLSNFLGFHWAANPANGHLNAIIFMLPFMLMGEELLGIGILEGAQSKGLSLSTSTLLSALIFGLLHIPAYWDGSWFSTLAHVLLLQGVARLILNIVYLKTGKSIWGSWIAHVLIDLIALSVAM, encoded by the coding sequence ATGAAAACAACTGACACTATGCAAAGCTCAACTGCTGGACTTATTATGGGTGCTTTATTGATGCTTGTTGGCTTTTGGGGACTGTTAAGTTTTTCTTGGCTTTGGTGGGGACTTTTTGCTGGTGGTGTGCTTGCTTGGGCATTAGCTTTTGGAAAAAATAGCCTAGCTGCTTTTCGTGTTCCACGCAAATTATGGACGATTCCAATCGCTGTCATTAGCTATTTTGTTGTTGGAATACTGATTGGACTCTTATCCAACTTTCTAGGATTCCATTGGGCTGCAAACCCTGCTAATGGTCATTTGAACGCGATTATTTTTATGCTGCCTTTTATGTTAATGGGAGAAGAATTATTAGGCATCGGCATACTTGAAGGTGCACAAAGTAAAGGTCTTTCTCTTAGCACAAGTACGTTATTAAGTGCTCTTATTTTCGGTCTTTTACATATCCCTGCTTATTGGGATGGTTCTTGGTTTTCTACACTAGCACATGTTTTACTTTTACAGGGCGTTGCTCGACTAATTTTAAATATTGTCTATCTAAAAACAGGAAAAAGTATTTGGGGATCATGGATCGCTCATGTACTAATTGATTTAATTGCTTTATCAGTTGCTATGTGA
- a CDS encoding PH domain-containing protein, whose translation MNLFLYLILVGVNFLMAFAQRIPANPHKNIILETTLPKEKLQDQQVLTVSTTYKKRLLQCAFIFSIIALPIIVIPYDSLTLIYFLVQMFGFIGTSFYLQVIYIRKMTTVKVQNNWTMPTSPILVDTKLVANKNRKLISVWWFLPSILLTIVGCLYSFSVLDLANGSWIIALVSIGIVGMFLAFYYFIARFPVKPLTSDETINQQVNDLMRHHWSVLMAVSALVMSPLAFMPAASITIPYEQMMMLTIGYAFFILAFVFFTFYYLFSSRKKQDQLISLAQEYRYNDEDQYWKYGIYINPNDKRILVPDRVGMNISTNLGNLGGKLSMGIVGILVLIALIASSIPMLISDFSANPFQLSTSRTTVSLSAPLSQSRKIAWKDIESVELLDTMPKDFIRVYGTATENYLTGEFQVDNKPAYLLVLKNKQPILRIQTKDKFYYYTNKDSKLTKNYYHEIQKKINK comes from the coding sequence ATGAATTTATTTTTATATTTAATACTCGTCGGAGTCAACTTTTTAATGGCGTTTGCTCAAAGAATACCTGCAAATCCTCATAAAAATATTATTTTAGAAACAACATTGCCTAAAGAAAAACTACAAGATCAGCAAGTGCTTACTGTAAGCACAACTTATAAAAAAAGATTGTTGCAATGCGCGTTTATTTTCTCTATTATTGCACTACCGATCATCGTTATTCCTTATGATTCATTAACTTTGATTTATTTTTTAGTGCAAATGTTTGGCTTTATCGGCACTTCTTTTTACTTACAGGTCATCTACATTCGAAAAATGACCACTGTGAAAGTTCAAAATAATTGGACTATGCCAACCAGTCCGATACTCGTTGATACAAAACTTGTCGCAAATAAGAATCGAAAATTGATTTCAGTCTGGTGGTTTTTACCTAGTATTTTGCTTACTATTGTCGGTTGTCTTTATTCTTTTAGCGTACTTGATTTAGCCAATGGCTCATGGATTATTGCTCTTGTTTCGATTGGTATAGTTGGAATGTTTTTAGCGTTCTATTACTTTATTGCTCGTTTTCCAGTTAAACCGTTAACAAGTGACGAAACAATCAACCAACAAGTTAATGATCTAATGCGGCATCATTGGTCTGTTTTAATGGCTGTTTCTGCACTAGTTATGAGTCCTTTAGCTTTTATGCCGGCTGCTTCCATTACCATTCCATATGAACAAATGATGATGCTTACTATTGGTTATGCCTTCTTTATTCTTGCATTCGTGTTTTTCACATTTTATTATTTGTTCTCATCTAGAAAAAAACAAGATCAATTGATTTCATTGGCGCAAGAATATCGTTATAACGATGAAGATCAATATTGGAAATACGGTATTTATATCAATCCAAACGATAAACGAATTCTTGTTCCTGATCGTGTGGGAATGAATATTTCGACAAATTTAGGCAATTTGGGCGGAAAATTAAGTATGGGGATTGTAGGAATTTTAGTATTGATTGCATTGATTGCATCTAGTATTCCAATGCTGATTAGTGATTTTTCAGCCAATCCATTTCAATTATCTACTTCTCGTACAACGGTTTCTTTATCTGCTCCTTTGTCTCAAAGTAGAAAAATTGCTTGGAAAGACATCGAAAGTGTGGAATTATTGGATACGATGCCAAAAGATTTCATTCGAGTATATGGTACTGCAACAGAAAATTATCTGACCGGCGAATTTCAAGTAGACAATAAACCAGCTTATTTGCTTGTACTTAAAAATAAACAACCGATTTTAAGAATCCAAACGAAAGATAAGTTTTACTACTATACAAATAAAGACAGCAAGCTAACTAAAAACTATTATCACGAGATTCAAAAAAAAATAAACAAGTAA
- a CDS encoding DMT family transporter, which produces MNKDWLKLMIGAFFEVLWVIGMKYSTTWWEILLTALLILISFYALIKAGETLPVGTAYAVFVGLGTAGTVITGILFFGEEFRISKILLIVVLLIGVIGLKVVTGEKGETKR; this is translated from the coding sequence ATGAACAAAGATTGGTTAAAATTAATGATTGGTGCTTTTTTCGAAGTATTATGGGTGATTGGCATGAAATACAGTACGACTTGGTGGGAAATTTTGTTAACTGCTTTGCTGATTTTGATTAGCTTCTATGCGTTGATTAAAGCCGGAGAAACTTTACCAGTGGGGACAGCTTATGCAGTATTTGTCGGTTTAGGGACTGCAGGAACTGTTATCACAGGAATTCTATTCTTTGGTGAAGAATTCAGAATATCCAAAATTTTATTGATTGTTGTGTTATTGATTGGTGTTATAGGATTGAAAGTTGTAACAGGTGAGAAAGGAGAAACAAAAAGATGA
- a CDS encoding aminopeptidase C → MSAIEPNVTKKFYDTFMNNNKKNALQRGVVKNGITASAQNQSAEVTNVPVFSVDITTGKVANQKQSGRCWMFAALNTFRHKMIHSFNLKDFELSQNYTFFWDKYEKSNYFYENIIATADQPLDSRKVAFLLATPQQDGGQWDMIVSLFQKYGVVPKTAMPESSNSSNSRDLNNYLNKKLRKDATILRELVINGESSEKIQKRKEGMLEEVYHFLAISLGTPPETFDFEYRDEEKNYHLDQGLTPQSFYDKYVGVNLDDYVSVINAPTADKPYNQTYTVEMLGNVVGGKEVKYINVDMTTFKKLAIAQLEQGESVWFGCDVGQSSTRDTGIMALDAYDMNDLFDIDFTMTKAQRLDFGESLMTHAMVLTGVDVVAGASTKWKVENSWGEKVGDKGFFVMSDEWMDEYTYQIVVRKELLSPELQEAWKQEPTVLAPWDPMGALA, encoded by the coding sequence ATGTCAGCAATTGAACCAAACGTGACAAAAAAATTCTATGATACATTTATGAACAATAATAAAAAAAACGCTTTACAGCGCGGAGTTGTTAAAAATGGAATTACCGCTTCTGCACAAAATCAGAGTGCCGAAGTAACAAATGTACCTGTTTTTTCAGTAGATATCACAACTGGCAAAGTAGCAAATCAAAAACAAAGCGGTCGTTGCTGGATGTTTGCGGCGTTAAATACATTTAGACACAAAATGATCCACAGTTTTAATTTAAAAGATTTTGAACTTTCGCAGAACTATACTTTTTTCTGGGATAAATATGAAAAATCCAATTATTTTTACGAAAATATTATTGCAACGGCCGACCAACCGTTAGATAGCCGAAAAGTTGCTTTCTTATTAGCAACGCCGCAACAAGATGGCGGCCAATGGGATATGATCGTCTCTCTTTTCCAAAAATACGGTGTTGTACCTAAAACCGCAATGCCTGAAAGCAGTAATAGTTCAAACTCTCGTGATTTAAATAATTACTTAAACAAAAAATTAAGAAAAGATGCAACAATTTTGCGTGAGCTAGTAATAAATGGGGAATCTTCTGAGAAAATTCAAAAAAGAAAAGAAGGAATGTTAGAGGAAGTCTATCACTTTTTAGCGATATCATTAGGAACACCACCAGAAACATTTGATTTTGAATACCGAGATGAAGAGAAAAATTATCACTTGGATCAAGGGTTAACACCACAATCATTCTATGATAAATATGTTGGTGTCAATCTGGATGATTACGTAAGTGTAATCAACGCACCTACAGCTGATAAACCATACAATCAGACTTATACTGTAGAAATGTTAGGAAATGTGGTTGGTGGTAAAGAGGTAAAATATATCAACGTAGATATGACTACATTCAAAAAATTAGCTATTGCTCAATTAGAACAAGGAGAATCCGTTTGGTTTGGCTGTGATGTAGGTCAATCTTCTACGAGAGATACTGGGATTATGGCTTTAGATGCTTATGATATGAATGATTTATTTGATATTGATTTTACGATGACTAAAGCACAACGCTTAGATTTTGGTGAAAGTTTGATGACCCATGCGATGGTTTTAACTGGAGTAGATGTGGTTGCTGGTGCTTCTACAAAATGGAAAGTCGAAAATAGTTGGGGTGAAAAAGTCGGGGATAAAGGATTCTTTGTAATGAGTGATGAGTGGATGGATGAATATACGTATCAAATCGTTGTTCGTAAAGAATTATTATCGCCAGAATTACAAGAAGCGTGGAAACAAGAGCCAACAGTTTTAGCACCTTGGGATCCAATGGGCGCATTAGCATAA
- a CDS encoding uroporphyrinogen-III synthase, whose protein sequence is MKKVLLTRLIEDNQEDRVFFQEKGFDILEIPLLTLKKRELGLSFEKQLKQSEWVFLTSQHAAEFFFRQSTIDDLRTKKFAVIGAKTGQVLINNRVKIDFQAPMPTKQHLFDAWAAYYKSPTTIYYPKSNLADRVGERKLIEMGHRLFTPVLYDNFFSDESRQQLKNCLVTEKITAVYLASPSLWRRFLSVFIETGLTKMPELYCLGQTTRQAIIKDGYKVVIK, encoded by the coding sequence ATGAAAAAAGTTCTTTTAACGCGTTTAATTGAAGATAATCAAGAAGATCGCGTATTTTTTCAAGAAAAAGGGTTTGATATTTTAGAGATTCCGTTGCTTACTTTGAAAAAAAGAGAATTAGGACTGTCTTTTGAAAAACAGCTAAAGCAAAGTGAATGGGTCTTTTTGACAAGTCAGCATGCAGCAGAGTTTTTTTTCCGCCAATCAACGATCGATGATTTAAGGACGAAAAAATTCGCAGTTATCGGCGCAAAAACTGGTCAAGTTCTTATAAATAACCGTGTAAAGATTGATTTTCAAGCACCGATGCCAACCAAGCAGCATTTATTTGATGCATGGGCAGCTTATTACAAGTCACCAACAACGATTTATTATCCTAAAAGTAATTTGGCAGACAGAGTCGGAGAAAGGAAATTAATAGAAATGGGGCATCGTTTGTTTACACCGGTTCTTTATGATAATTTCTTTTCTGATGAGAGCCGACAACAATTAAAAAATTGTTTAGTTACTGAAAAAATCACAGCAGTTTATCTAGCAAGCCCTTCTTTGTGGCGACGATTTTTATCTGTGTTTATTGAAACTGGGCTAACGAAAATGCCAGAATTATACTGCCTTGGTCAAACGACACGACAGGCAATTATTAAGGATGGCTATAAAGTAGTCATAAAATAA
- the nirD gene encoding nitrite reductase small subunit NirD: MEKIFVAQLDELAPRIGKEVIVGEQKLAVFRLNDNRVKAIENVCPHKQGPLAEGTVSGEYVFCPLHDYKINLNDGQVQEPDEGCVRTYETIVEDNLVYVMV; the protein is encoded by the coding sequence ATGGAAAAAATTTTTGTTGCACAATTAGATGAACTAGCACCTAGAATAGGCAAAGAAGTCATTGTAGGAGAGCAAAAACTCGCTGTTTTTCGTTTGAACGATAATCGTGTGAAGGCAATTGAAAATGTTTGTCCCCATAAACAAGGGCCATTAGCTGAAGGAACGGTTTCAGGTGAGTATGTTTTTTGTCCGCTGCACGATTATAAAATCAATTTAAATGATGGACAAGTTCAAGAGCCAGATGAAGGTTGTGTTCGTACTTATGAAACGATTGTTGAAGATAACCTTGTGTATGTCATGGTGTAG
- the cobA gene encoding uroporphyrinogen-III C-methyltransferase: MGKVYFVGAGSGDPELLTLKGKRLLESADVIIYDRLVHPVLLYLAKDSARFIYSGKYPKNHVLKQKNINQLLLEEGGKHQSVVRLKGGDPGIFGRVGEEVSTLQAKGISYEIVPGVTAASAASSYSGIPLTHREYSSKVTLATAHRQAGESIDFKGLTENGTICLYMGVERVEDTQRKLLEQGVSPNLPVAIVEWGSLGRQRTMTASIQTMVEAIENYQLQNPSLIIVGEVVSCRKGAEWFEQLPLFGQKILLLDIEKIDFEIILSYTQKGADVYAIQVGEQRDLRFDEVHRCYLRDHSFDEVVYLDQNLKNMYIKELDSLNVRVRKR; this comes from the coding sequence ATGGGTAAAGTTTATTTTGTCGGTGCAGGGTCAGGTGATCCGGAGCTATTGACACTTAAGGGGAAACGATTGCTGGAGTCAGCGGATGTTATTATTTATGATCGACTCGTACATCCCGTATTATTATATTTGGCTAAAGATTCAGCGCGTTTTATTTATAGTGGAAAGTATCCCAAAAATCATGTGTTAAAACAAAAAAATATCAATCAATTGCTTTTAGAAGAAGGTGGAAAACACCAAAGCGTCGTTCGCTTAAAGGGGGGCGATCCTGGGATTTTTGGTCGTGTGGGTGAAGAAGTTTCAACACTTCAAGCTAAAGGAATCAGTTATGAGATCGTACCAGGTGTTACTGCTGCATCAGCTGCTAGTAGCTATAGCGGTATTCCGCTGACACATCGTGAGTATAGCAGTAAAGTAACCTTGGCAACTGCTCATCGACAGGCGGGGGAATCGATTGATTTCAAAGGACTAACAGAAAATGGAACGATATGTTTATATATGGGCGTGGAGCGGGTAGAAGACACTCAGCGTAAGCTTTTAGAACAAGGTGTCTCACCCAATTTACCAGTAGCAATCGTTGAATGGGGTAGCTTAGGTCGTCAACGCACAATGACAGCATCGATTCAAACGATGGTAGAAGCAATTGAAAACTATCAACTCCAAAATCCCTCATTGATTATTGTAGGCGAGGTTGTTTCCTGTCGTAAGGGTGCAGAGTGGTTTGAACAATTGCCGCTATTTGGACAAAAAATTTTGTTGCTTGATATCGAAAAAATCGATTTTGAAATAATTCTATCCTATACACAAAAAGGAGCGGATGTCTATGCGATTCAAGTTGGCGAGCAAAGAGATCTGCGCTTTGATGAGGTACACCGTTGTTATTTAAGGGATCATTCTTTTGATGAAGTTGTTTATCTAGATCAAAACTTGAAGAACATGTATATAAAAGAATTGGATAGTTTAAATGTAAGAGTTCGCAAACGATAA
- a CDS encoding CopY/TcrY family copper transport repressor, with translation MSDKKKGLNITDAEWEVMRVAWASGETTSKEVTEILNEKTEWKSTTVKTLLSRLVDKGMLGTTRNGNKFTYLPLVEERKSIEAVSEEMLSKICSKKVGKVLESMINDSLLSINDIDLLESILKNKRKTAVKEVPCNCTPGQCQCHLVH, from the coding sequence ATGTCAGATAAGAAAAAAGGACTAAATATTACCGATGCAGAATGGGAAGTCATGCGAGTTGCTTGGGCTTCTGGAGAAACGACCAGTAAGGAAGTTACAGAGATTCTTAACGAAAAGACTGAATGGAAAAGCACCACAGTCAAAACGTTACTAAGTCGTTTAGTTGACAAAGGAATGCTGGGAACAACGCGTAATGGAAACAAGTTCACCTACTTGCCATTAGTTGAAGAGCGTAAAAGTATTGAAGCTGTTTCAGAAGAAATGCTGTCTAAGATTTGTAGCAAAAAAGTCGGTAAAGTTCTTGAATCAATGATCAATGATAGTCTATTGAGTATTAATGACATTGACCTACTGGAATCGATTCTAAAGAACAAGCGTAAAACAGCAGTGAAAGAAGTACCGTGCAACTGTACACCTGGACAATGTCAGTGTCATTTGGTTCATTAA
- a CDS encoding GNAT family N-acetyltransferase has translation MIGFKLRDYQQSDLQAMVTLFNTTVRAINKKDYTEKQIEQWIQSIPDDKKLDQTFSSSYTCIAQLGNKMLGFGSISDSGYLEYLYVDREWIGYGIGKKLATNLIDHALKAGAKKITVHSSITAKPFFESLGFVVVEQRNNYRSNVLLINYLMVYEK, from the coding sequence ATGATTGGATTCAAACTAAGAGACTATCAACAATCAGATTTACAGGCGATGGTTACTTTATTCAATACAACTGTACGTGCAATCAATAAAAAAGATTATACTGAAAAACAAATCGAGCAATGGATTCAGTCAATACCTGATGATAAAAAATTGGACCAAACGTTCTCATCTTCGTATACATGTATTGCTCAATTAGGCAATAAAATGCTTGGTTTCGGTAGTATTTCAGATTCAGGTTATCTTGAGTATTTATATGTAGATAGAGAGTGGATTGGCTATGGTATTGGGAAAAAACTAGCGACAAATTTGATTGATCACGCACTTAAGGCAGGGGCAAAAAAAATTACTGTCCATTCATCCATTACTGCAAAACCATTTTTTGAGTCACTTGGATTTGTCGTTGTAGAACAAAGAAATAATTATCGTAGTAATGTATTGCTGATCAACTATTTAATGGTTTATGAAAAATAA
- a CDS encoding dihydrofolate reductase family protein, translating to MSREVILYIAASLDGYIAELDGSIDFLGGGIELVEEDTSYQELMEKIDTVVMGRTTYDQVVNELSPNEYPYEEQTSYIITSHPEENTENLLFTRQNPVELIQELKEQEGKAIWVVGGGSIIAPLVEANLIDTYILTTIPTILGDGIPLFNKFDGPVNLNVEQVYVKNNMVYTTYSRK from the coding sequence ATGAGTAGAGAAGTTATTTTATACATTGCTGCAAGTCTGGATGGATATATCGCAGAACTTGACGGCAGCATCGATTTTTTAGGCGGCGGTATTGAATTGGTCGAAGAAGATACGAGTTATCAAGAGTTGATGGAGAAAATCGATACAGTCGTAATGGGGCGTACCACGTATGATCAAGTCGTTAACGAGCTATCACCAAATGAGTATCCTTACGAGGAGCAAACGTCTTATATTATCACCAGTCATCCAGAAGAAAATACGGAAAACCTTCTCTTTACGAGGCAAAATCCAGTTGAATTGATTCAAGAATTAAAAGAACAAGAAGGAAAAGCGATTTGGGTCGTAGGTGGCGGCAGCATCATTGCTCCTTTAGTAGAAGCCAATTTGATCGATACCTATATTCTCACCACCATTCCAACGATTTTGGGAGACGGCATTCCTTTATTCAATAAATTCGATGGTCCGGTGAATTTAAACGTAGAGCAAGTCTATGTAAAAAACAATATGGTGTATACAACTTATTCAAGAAAATAA
- the hemC gene encoding hydroxymethylbilane synthase encodes MKTVRVGTRKSPLAMKQTTIVLNLLKKVHGEFPVEIVPMTTKGDQMLSVSLSKIGGKGLFINEVEQALLAGKIDFAVHSLKDMPAKIAEGLTLAAIPERSDPTDCLIFREVTSLAELPLGAKIGTSSLRREFQMKNLRKDIQVESIRGNVGTRLKWMEEQQLDGIVLATAGLKRLNWFDKPSYPYSILTSEQCIPAVGQGALAVECRSEDYDMLKFLTPINHTITKKLVMEERAFLAMLNGNCDIPIGAFACQEKDGYRFSGFLGDRKLQQSFTQTLVVQKLAGVGGRVGEKLLKEMTRETT; translated from the coding sequence ATGAAAACCGTCCGAGTCGGCACCAGAAAGAGTCCGTTAGCGATGAAGCAAACCACGATTGTTTTAAATCTACTGAAAAAAGTTCATGGAGAGTTTCCCGTTGAAATCGTTCCGATGACGACGAAAGGAGATCAAATGCTTTCAGTCAGTTTATCTAAAATTGGCGGAAAAGGCTTGTTTATCAATGAAGTAGAGCAAGCATTATTAGCAGGGAAAATCGATTTTGCTGTCCATAGCTTAAAAGATATGCCAGCTAAAATAGCGGAGGGACTGACACTAGCAGCTATACCTGAGCGAAGTGATCCAACCGATTGTTTGATTTTTCGGGAAGTCACTTCATTGGCTGAATTGCCGCTTGGTGCCAAAATAGGAACAAGTAGCTTGCGTCGTGAATTTCAAATGAAAAATTTACGCAAAGATATACAAGTTGAATCCATTCGAGGGAATGTCGGAACACGTTTAAAGTGGATGGAAGAACAACAATTAGATGGGATTGTTTTAGCTACAGCCGGGTTAAAACGTTTGAACTGGTTTGATAAACCTTCTTACCCTTACTCAATTTTGACTAGTGAGCAGTGTATACCTGCCGTTGGTCAAGGAGCTTTAGCTGTAGAATGTCGCAGTGAAGATTATGATATGCTTAAGTTTTTGACCCCTATCAATCACACAATTACTAAAAAGTTGGTTATGGAAGAACGAGCCTTTTTAGCGATGCTCAACGGCAATTGTGATATTCCGATCGGTGCATTCGCTTGTCAGGAGAAGGATGGCTACCGCTTTTCTGGTTTTCTCGGCGATAGGAAACTGCAGCAATCTTTTACGCAGACCCTTGTAGTTCAGAAGTTAGCAGGAGTTGGAGGCCGAGTGGGGGAAAAATTATTGAAAGAGATGACTAGGGAAACTACATGA